In a genomic window of Thioalkalivibrio sp. XN279:
- a CDS encoding HIRAN domain-containing protein has product MPSQLLRRNFLKQLLAAPLLGTPALAAARTAEVDFSVFPVAGFSYYDGPALLDRLQPGHPVVLVREPDNPHDPRAIRIEALGCRVGYVPRSENRPLARLLEQGAELRARIVGVQAKGESWDAIRVGVSLHLPGT; this is encoded by the coding sequence ATGCCTTCACAATTGCTGCGCCGAAATTTCCTCAAGCAGCTCCTGGCCGCACCGCTGCTGGGCACGCCCGCGCTGGCCGCAGCCCGCACCGCCGAAGTCGACTTCAGCGTCTTCCCGGTGGCCGGTTTCAGCTACTACGACGGCCCGGCCCTGCTCGACCGCCTGCAACCAGGCCACCCGGTGGTGCTGGTGCGCGAACCCGACAACCCCCACGACCCGCGCGCCATCCGCATCGAGGCGCTCGGCTGTCGCGTCGGCTACGTGCCGCGCAGCGAGAACCGCCCACTGGCGCGACTGCTCGAACAGGGCGCCGAGCTCAGGGCGCGCATCGTCGGCGTGCAGGCCAAGGGGGAGAGCTGGGACGCGATCCGCGTAGGCGTGTCGCTGCACCTGCCGGGGACCTGA
- a CDS encoding DUF2442 domain-containing protein, which produces MLTRIIAARYLGGHTVWLRFNDGLEGPVDLSAELIGEVFEPLRDEAYFARVELHQELHTLVWPNGADFAPEFLREKLLVAA; this is translated from the coding sequence ATGCTGACGAGAATCATTGCAGCCAGGTATCTCGGCGGCCATACGGTCTGGCTTCGGTTCAACGACGGGCTCGAAGGCCCCGTCGACCTGTCGGCAGAACTCATTGGCGAGGTGTTCGAGCCTTTACGCGACGAGGCGTATTTCGCTCGGGTCGAGCTCCATCAGGAACTGCATACGCTGGTTTGGCCCAACGGTGCCGATTTCGCCCCCGAGTTCCTGCGCGAAAAGCTGCTGGTTGCCGCCTGA
- a CDS encoding DUF4160 domain-containing protein, producing the protein MPEISRFFGIVIAIYYRDHAPPHFHALYSEYEAIVIIESGFVTGNLPRRVRALVEEWRVLRKAELISAWDRAQAGQRLTRIAPLE; encoded by the coding sequence ATGCCTGAGATCAGCCGCTTCTTCGGGATCGTGATTGCGATTTACTATCGCGATCATGCGCCGCCACATTTCCATGCGCTGTACAGCGAGTATGAGGCGATCGTCATTATCGAGAGCGGATTCGTAACCGGGAATCTGCCGAGGCGGGTCCGCGCGCTGGTGGAAGAGTGGCGCGTGCTGCGGAAAGCTGAGCTAATATCGGCGTGGGATCGTGCGCAGGCGGGTCAGCGTCTTACGCGGATTGCGCCGCTGGAGTAA
- a CDS encoding type II toxin-antitoxin system YhaV family toxin: MQCRLFFRYQAKARVIVYAWVNDEGTR; the protein is encoded by the coding sequence ATTCAGTGTCGGCTTTTCTTCCGCTACCAGGCGAAAGCGAGAGTCATCGTCTACGCGTGGGTGAACGACGAAGGCACGCGCTAG
- a CDS encoding CopG family ribbon-helix-helix protein — protein sequence MSSVKVAITIESETLKRVDALVAKKVFPNRSRAVQAAVAEKLDRMERTRLATECAKLDPAFEQALAEEGLGEELESWPAY from the coding sequence ATGAGTAGTGTGAAAGTGGCGATCACCATCGAGAGCGAAACCCTGAAGCGGGTGGACGCCCTGGTGGCCAAAAAAGTGTTTCCTAACCGGAGCCGCGCGGTGCAGGCCGCGGTGGCGGAAAAGCTTGACCGTATGGAACGCACTCGCCTTGCCACCGAATGCGCCAAGCTCGACCCCGCATTCGAGCAGGCGCTCGCCGAGGAGGGGCTGGGAGAGGAGCTGGAATCTTGGCCCGCATATTAA
- a CDS encoding HEPN domain-containing protein: MNTSARGQFSFVSLKARQRELRHAFPESLGLRVHRALSWLYRAQQEPEDHDARFIFLWLAFNAAYAQEFPRRRDFSETRLLLTFLDRLIDADREKLLYELVWKRYPGPIRLLLDNRFVYQPFWDHVNGYISEAEWQERFDRSRSSARRALGEGRTKKLFAATFERLYVLRNQVLHGGATWNSRVNRDQIRDGANILGDVVPIVIHLMMENAQGVWGEACYPVVE, from the coding sequence ATGAACACGTCCGCGCGGGGGCAGTTCAGTTTCGTATCGCTCAAGGCCCGCCAGCGCGAGCTGCGCCACGCCTTCCCCGAATCCCTGGGCCTGCGTGTCCACCGCGCCCTGAGCTGGCTATACCGCGCCCAGCAGGAACCGGAGGACCACGATGCCCGGTTCATCTTCCTGTGGCTTGCGTTCAACGCCGCCTACGCCCAGGAGTTCCCGCGCCGGCGGGACTTCTCGGAGACGCGGCTCTTGCTCACCTTCCTCGACCGGCTCATCGACGCCGATCGGGAGAAGCTGCTCTACGAACTGGTGTGGAAGCGTTACCCGGGCCCCATCCGGCTCCTCTTGGACAACCGCTTCGTCTACCAGCCGTTCTGGGATCATGTGAACGGCTATATCAGTGAAGCGGAGTGGCAGGAGCGCTTCGACCGCAGCCGGTCCTCCGCGCGTCGGGCGCTGGGCGAGGGGCGCACCAAGAAGCTGTTCGCCGCCACCTTCGAGCGGCTCTACGTGCTGCGCAACCAGGTCCTGCACGGCGGCGCCACCTGGAACAGCCGCGTCAACCGCGACCAGATCCGCGACGGCGCCAACATCCTCGGTGACGTGGTGCCGATAGTCATCCACCTGATGATGGAGAACGCGCAGGGTGTGTGGGGCGAGGCGTGTTATCCGGTGGTGGAGTGA
- a CDS encoding TspO/MBR family protein — protein MNPTTSRSPAVQALGLAFWLVLAYITAAIGAIASVNAPEFYGQLIQPTWGPPAWVFGPVWTTLFTMMGIAAWLVWRAAPLEATRGTLGLFVVHLAVNALWSWLFFAWNLGFWAFVEVLLLWVLILATILAFWRFSRVAALLLVPYLGWVSFAAALNFWLWRENAGLLG, from the coding sequence GTGAACCCGACCACGTCTCGCAGCCCCGCCGTGCAGGCCCTCGGCCTCGCTTTCTGGCTCGTCCTCGCCTACATCACCGCCGCCATCGGGGCCATCGCCTCGGTCAATGCGCCGGAGTTCTACGGCCAGCTCATCCAGCCCACCTGGGGCCCGCCGGCATGGGTGTTCGGTCCGGTGTGGACCACGCTGTTCACCATGATGGGCATCGCCGCGTGGCTGGTGTGGCGCGCGGCGCCGCTGGAAGCCACCCGCGGGACGCTCGGGCTGTTCGTCGTGCACCTCGCGGTCAACGCGCTGTGGAGCTGGCTGTTCTTCGCCTGGAACCTCGGCTTCTGGGCCTTCGTCGAGGTGCTGCTGTTGTGGGTGCTGATCCTGGCGACGATCTTGGCGTTCTGGCGCTTCAGCCGGGTGGCCGCGTTGCTGCTGGTGCCGTATCTCGGCTGGGTGAGCTTCGCCGCGGCGCTGAACTTCTGGCTGTGGCGTGAGAACGCGGGGCTGCTGGGTTAG
- a CDS encoding putative toxin-antitoxin system toxin component, PIN family, protein MKVALDTNVLVSAFATRGLCADLFNLVLAEHELILGVTVLAESQRVLRQKMRIPVETTRELIAFLRREAMVVGKTPALPVVIRDASDGLVLAEAVAGGAEVLVTGDQDLLSIAADSPIEILSPRGLWLRLTAEAGRVRRPRT, encoded by the coding sequence GTGAAAGTCGCTCTCGACACCAACGTGCTCGTGAGCGCTTTTGCCACGCGCGGGTTGTGCGCCGACCTCTTCAACCTGGTGCTCGCCGAGCACGAACTGATCCTCGGGGTCACGGTGCTGGCTGAGTCTCAACGGGTGCTGCGCCAGAAGATGCGAATCCCGGTGGAAACCACCCGGGAGCTCATTGCCTTCCTGCGCCGGGAGGCGATGGTCGTTGGCAAGACCCCCGCATTGCCCGTGGTGATCAGGGATGCTTCGGACGGACTGGTCCTGGCGGAGGCGGTTGCGGGTGGTGCCGAGGTATTGGTGACCGGCGACCAGGATCTCCTCTCCATTGCGGCGGACTCACCCATCGAGATCCTGTCGCCGCGAGGATTGTGGTTACGGCTCACAGCTGAAGCAGGGCGCGTGCGCAGACCGCGTACCTGA
- a CDS encoding MFS transporter, producing the protein MTINWVLAESSRMRYAAGSSMYFAQGIPYGLMNIAVPAWLASQGVGAGQIASFLAVIILPWAFKLLSGPLMDRYQFLPMGRRRPWVLGAQLGMTLSFFGLIFVDNPVEQVGLLTVLGLLINVFAATQDVAVDGMAIEVTPVDEQGRLNGFMVFGKAIGWAVTSAVSGMMLVTFGMGVTALVAAAVQAVILLGFMMTVEHRGERRLPWSAGAAMSERRAAASFADVFKGLNAVLWSRVSLVLMAIMLFDGFISGYGHALMPIAAINLFGFTTPEWSQLVAVMGLAGAAVALALGPMIDRFGAKRMLILTVSLVAIHAILLAQTQFLWENTTYVRTMLAAWVLLGPVTMVCMIALAMAICSSANSATQFAIYMSVANLGAAAGSKAYGMIAEQTSYVEAYLLLGAITVTMIFITLFHRHRPAEPAGRKRAPSYTVGMGAGGSGMYFSGAMRCPKCRADMEQVMIDNTEVDRCFSCHGLWFDDGELSKLRTREAAAALDIGDIKTGKKQNQVDNYRCPRCAGPMHRMVDPGQPHIWFEQCGSCRGSFFDAGELTDLVTVSVADFFKRFVTPERR; encoded by the coding sequence ATGACAATCAACTGGGTTCTCGCGGAGAGCTCGCGCATGCGCTATGCGGCGGGCTCGTCCATGTATTTTGCACAGGGCATTCCCTACGGGCTGATGAACATCGCCGTGCCGGCGTGGCTGGCCAGCCAGGGGGTCGGGGCGGGCCAGATCGCCTCCTTCCTGGCCGTCATCATCCTGCCCTGGGCCTTCAAGCTGTTGTCCGGGCCGCTGATGGACCGCTACCAGTTCCTGCCGATGGGCCGGCGGCGGCCCTGGGTGCTGGGCGCACAGCTCGGCATGACGCTGTCGTTTTTCGGTCTCATCTTCGTCGACAACCCGGTCGAACAGGTCGGCCTGCTGACGGTGCTCGGTCTCCTCATCAACGTGTTCGCGGCCACGCAGGATGTCGCCGTCGACGGCATGGCGATCGAGGTCACGCCGGTCGATGAACAGGGCCGCCTGAACGGCTTCATGGTGTTCGGCAAGGCCATCGGCTGGGCAGTGACGTCGGCTGTCAGCGGAATGATGCTGGTCACGTTCGGCATGGGCGTGACCGCGCTTGTCGCGGCCGCCGTGCAGGCCGTTATTTTGCTCGGCTTCATGATGACCGTGGAGCATCGCGGTGAGCGCCGCCTGCCGTGGAGCGCCGGCGCGGCGATGTCCGAGCGGCGTGCGGCCGCTTCGTTCGCGGACGTATTCAAGGGGCTGAACGCGGTGCTGTGGTCCCGGGTCAGCCTGGTCCTGATGGCGATCATGCTTTTCGACGGTTTCATCAGCGGCTACGGCCATGCCCTGATGCCGATCGCGGCCATCAACCTGTTCGGCTTTACGACGCCGGAATGGTCGCAGCTTGTTGCGGTGATGGGGCTGGCGGGTGCCGCCGTGGCCCTGGCGCTGGGTCCCATGATCGATCGCTTCGGTGCGAAGCGAATGCTGATCCTGACGGTCTCGCTGGTGGCGATTCACGCCATCCTGCTCGCCCAGACCCAGTTTCTGTGGGAGAACACGACTTACGTCAGGACCATGCTGGCCGCCTGGGTGTTGCTCGGGCCGGTGACGATGGTGTGCATGATCGCGCTGGCGATGGCCATTTGCTCCAGCGCGAATTCGGCCACCCAGTTCGCCATCTACATGTCGGTGGCCAACCTAGGCGCCGCAGCCGGCTCGAAGGCCTACGGCATGATTGCCGAGCAGACCTCGTACGTCGAAGCCTACCTGCTGCTTGGCGCCATCACGGTGACGATGATCTTCATCACCCTGTTCCATCGTCACCGGCCGGCGGAACCGGCCGGCCGCAAGCGGGCGCCGAGTTACACCGTGGGCATGGGCGCCGGCGGGTCGGGCATGTATTTTTCCGGCGCAATGCGCTGCCCGAAGTGCCGCGCCGACATGGAACAGGTGATGATCGACAACACCGAGGTCGATCGGTGTTTCTCCTGTCACGGCCTGTGGTTCGACGACGGCGAGCTCAGCAAGCTGCGTACCCGGGAGGCGGCTGCCGCGCTCGACATCGGCGACATCAAGACGGGCAAGAAACAGAACCAGGTCGACAACTACCGCTGCCCGCGCTGCGCCGGACCGATGCATCGCATGGTCGACCCCGGGCAACCGCACATCTGGTTCGAGCAGTGCGGTTCCTGTCGCGGTTCGTTCTTCGACGCCGGCGAGCTGACCGACCTGGTGACCGTATCCGTGGCGGATTTCTTCAAGCGGTTTGTGACGCCGGAGCGGCGTTGA
- a CDS encoding CopG family ribbon-helix-helix protein, which translates to MKSSALTIRLDPDLERLVARVAKRTGRSRSEVVRDAVRRQLALAEFQDLRRRVMPLAEARGYLTDEDVFKDVS; encoded by the coding sequence ATGAAATCGTCAGCACTGACCATTCGTCTTGATCCGGACCTGGAGCGCCTGGTTGCGCGGGTAGCGAAGCGTACGGGCCGCAGCCGCAGCGAGGTCGTTCGTGACGCGGTCCGTCGCCAACTCGCACTGGCCGAGTTCCAGGACCTGCGTCGCCGGGTCATGCCCTTGGCGGAGGCGCGCGGCTACCTGACTGACGAGGACGTGTTCAAAGACGTGTCGTGA
- a CDS encoding transglutaminase family protein gives MFIRIGFEITIECARPTPLLLALLPHPSYGGRAIGSDQVRTDPAVPQEEYLDEFANRRVRMVAQPGRMTLWSDCIVENDGQPDPFDWNARQHPIAELPPDTLRYLTPSRYCNSDELVEQAWALFGATPEGWARVQAICNWVHNQLTFGYQYGRSTKTASDALRERTGVCRDFAQLAVTLCRAMNIPARYASGYLGDVGVPDSGPGDFCAWFEAYLENRWFTFDARYNTPRIGRVLVVRGRDAADGAMMTSFGNYDLKVFRVWTDEVVGTTTDAERLALLEELPDAPALTLAPT, from the coding sequence ATGTTTATTCGTATCGGCTTCGAGATCACCATCGAGTGCGCGCGCCCGACGCCGCTGTTGCTGGCGTTGTTGCCGCATCCCAGCTACGGCGGGCGCGCGATCGGTTCTGACCAGGTCCGCACTGATCCCGCGGTACCGCAGGAAGAGTATCTCGATGAGTTCGCCAATCGCCGCGTGCGCATGGTCGCGCAGCCCGGGCGCATGACGTTGTGGTCCGACTGCATCGTCGAGAACGACGGCCAGCCGGATCCCTTCGACTGGAACGCACGCCAGCACCCGATTGCCGAGTTGCCGCCGGACACCCTGCGCTACCTGACCCCCAGCCGCTACTGCAACAGCGACGAACTGGTCGAGCAGGCCTGGGCCTTGTTCGGCGCGACGCCGGAGGGCTGGGCGCGGGTCCAGGCGATCTGCAACTGGGTGCACAACCAGCTGACCTTCGGCTACCAGTACGGCCGCTCGACCAAGACCGCGTCCGATGCGCTGCGCGAGCGCACCGGCGTGTGCCGCGATTTCGCCCAGCTGGCGGTGACCTTGTGCCGCGCCATGAACATCCCGGCGCGCTACGCCAGCGGCTATCTCGGTGATGTCGGCGTCCCCGACAGCGGCCCCGGCGATTTTTGCGCCTGGTTCGAGGCTTATCTCGAGAACCGCTGGTTCACTTTCGATGCGCGCTACAACACGCCGCGCATCGGCCGCGTGCTGGTGGTCCGCGGCCGCGATGCGGCGGACGGGGCGATGATGACGTCCTTCGGCAACTACGATTTGAAAGTCTTCCGGGTGTGGACCGACGAAGTGGTCGGCACCACCACCGACGCCGAGCGCCTGGCACTGCTGGAGGAGTTGCCGGATGCGCCGGCGCTGACCCTGGCGCCGACCTAG
- a CDS encoding DUF2788 domain-containing protein: protein MNAADLFGFTEQQISWFGLTFGLTAFMLYMLFIIGQIAYESKAGLFGTFVLFLVLALGMLGFVMKLLIQWIMDV, encoded by the coding sequence GTGAACGCCGCCGACCTGTTCGGCTTCACGGAGCAGCAGATCTCCTGGTTCGGCCTCACCTTCGGGCTGACCGCGTTCATGCTCTACATGCTGTTCATCATCGGCCAGATCGCCTACGAGTCGAAGGCCGGGCTGTTCGGCACCTTCGTGCTGTTCCTCGTGCTCGCGCTCGGCATGCTGGGCTTCGTGATGAAGCTGCTGATCCAGTGGATCATGGACGTGTGA
- a CDS encoding type II toxin-antitoxin system PemK/MazF family toxin, whose amino-acid sequence MARILRGDIRWADLNPVRGREQVGSRPVLVLSHDVFNDRSGTVIAVALARQEQKAGFPLTLELDGRSLPKRSWVKISQVRTLSVERIGKKIGRAAPEDVSKVVEGLNEIIGP is encoded by the coding sequence TTGGCCCGCATATTAAGGGGCGACATCCGTTGGGCCGACTTGAACCCGGTGAGAGGACGAGAACAAGTGGGTTCCAGGCCGGTACTGGTTCTGAGCCACGATGTTTTCAACGATCGCTCGGGAACCGTCATTGCCGTGGCCCTGGCCCGCCAGGAACAGAAAGCCGGGTTCCCCCTCACGCTTGAACTGGACGGCCGCAGTTTGCCGAAGCGCTCATGGGTCAAGATCAGCCAGGTCCGCACGTTATCGGTGGAGCGAATCGGCAAGAAGATCGGCCGCGCTGCTCCGGAAGATGTATCGAAGGTGGTCGAGGGCCTGAACGAGATCATCGGGCCCTGA
- a CDS encoding DUF2442 domain-containing protein gives MSSSAEQVETPRAVSVSSSEDELTVQFTDGRSISVPLSWYPRLEHATREERQEWELIGDGTGIHWPAVDEDISVVSLLRGLPSNESQASLRRWLAGRSR, from the coding sequence ATGAGTTCTTCAGCAGAGCAGGTTGAAACGCCGCGCGCCGTGTCCGTCAGCAGCTCCGAGGACGAGCTGACGGTGCAATTCACTGACGGCCGGAGTATTTCTGTTCCGTTGTCCTGGTACCCAAGGCTGGAGCACGCGACGCGGGAAGAGCGGCAGGAATGGGAGCTCATCGGGGACGGAACCGGTATCCACTGGCCCGCCGTCGACGAGGACATCAGCGTCGTGTCACTACTGCGTGGCCTGCCGTCCAACGAGTCCCAGGCGTCCCTCCGCCGGTGGCTCGCGGGTCGCAGTCGCTGA
- a CDS encoding NYN domain-containing protein, translating into MKSTYLIDGHNLLYALRPRFAAELVDGHPGTAAREALVQQLVAVFDRPGQVVRVYFDGGEAHAEQRSAQVEVIYPGGQGDQRADHAILAALPQRGLTPFGALRQRGQTPFMTTFEAPVVVTRDIKLAKRARRRGATVIDPAAFFAECDAGLIP; encoded by the coding sequence GTGAAATCGACCTACCTCATCGACGGCCACAACCTCCTCTACGCCCTGCGCCCGCGCTTCGCGGCTGAGCTGGTCGACGGCCATCCCGGCACGGCGGCGCGCGAAGCGCTGGTGCAGCAGCTGGTGGCCGTGTTCGACCGGCCGGGCCAGGTGGTGCGCGTCTACTTCGACGGCGGCGAGGCACACGCGGAGCAGCGCTCGGCACAGGTCGAGGTCATCTATCCCGGCGGCCAGGGCGACCAGCGTGCCGACCACGCCATCCTTGCTGCGTTGCCGCAACGGGGTCTGACCCCGTTTGGTGCGCTGCGGCAACGGGGTCAGACCCCCTTCATGACCACCTTCGAGGCCCCTGTGGTGGTGACACGTGACATCAAGCTGGCGAAGCGCGCGCGGCGGCGCGGCGCGACGGTGATCGACCCCGCAGCATTTTTTGCGGAATGTGACGCCGGGCTCATCCCCTGA
- a CDS encoding helix-turn-helix domain-containing protein: MKHQPVKHDHKAFIERARKRKGFSENYDNLEIEYQVADQLLKARARAGLTQDAVAELMGTTKSAISRLEAAGKHAPSLSTLKRYAHAVGCKLEVRLVPEK, from the coding sequence GTGAAGCACCAACCCGTGAAGCACGACCACAAGGCGTTCATCGAGCGCGCCCGCAAGCGGAAGGGTTTCTCCGAGAACTACGACAACCTCGAGATCGAGTACCAGGTCGCAGACCAGCTGCTCAAGGCCCGGGCGCGTGCTGGCCTTACCCAGGACGCGGTGGCAGAACTCATGGGTACCACCAAGAGCGCAATCTCCCGCCTCGAGGCCGCCGGCAAGCACGCGCCATCGCTGAGCACGCTCAAGCGGTACGCGCATGCGGTTGGCTGCAAGCTCGAAGTCAGGCTTGTGCCTGAAAAATGA
- a CDS encoding DUF2189 domain-containing protein, whose protein sequence is MDPHFQQTLTVRRLAPEHPLRWLRAGWADFCRTWPVGMAHGVAVVMFALLVLSIAGNDFWLLAGAFSGFLLVAPVIAVGLYAVSRELAAGRRGGFKTVYDAWMSWRGKPRHDWRLVIFGCLLALAGTGWVLTSAALITALSPEPINSPVDFLRHVVASREHYLFELWLMLGAFMAAPVFASSVITLPLLLDRQVTVLQAVTASWLVVLRNPGVMALWAGVLAGLSVAGLAVALLGSLLVVPLLGHASWHAYTDAVDAEGLPARVRGAP, encoded by the coding sequence ATGGACCCACACTTCCAGCAAACTCTCACCGTCCGCCGCCTGGCCCCCGAGCATCCCTTGCGCTGGCTGCGGGCCGGCTGGGCCGACTTCTGCCGCACCTGGCCGGTCGGGATGGCGCACGGCGTGGCGGTGGTGATGTTTGCCCTCCTGGTGCTGTCCATCGCGGGCAATGACTTCTGGCTGCTGGCCGGCGCCTTCAGCGGCTTCCTCCTCGTCGCGCCGGTGATCGCGGTCGGCCTGTATGCGGTGAGCCGGGAACTCGCGGCCGGGCGGCGGGGTGGCTTCAAGACGGTGTACGACGCCTGGATGAGCTGGCGCGGGAAGCCGCGGCACGACTGGCGCCTCGTGATTTTCGGTTGCCTGCTGGCGCTGGCCGGCACCGGCTGGGTGCTGACCTCCGCGGCGCTGATCACGGCGCTGTCGCCCGAGCCGATCAACAGCCCGGTGGATTTCCTGCGGCATGTCGTGGCGTCGCGCGAGCATTACCTGTTCGAGCTGTGGCTGATGCTGGGCGCTTTCATGGCCGCGCCGGTGTTCGCCTCCAGCGTCATCACGCTGCCGCTGCTGCTGGACCGCCAGGTGACGGTGCTGCAGGCGGTGACGGCGAGCTGGCTGGTGGTGCTCCGGAACCCCGGCGTGATGGCGTTGTGGGCCGGGGTGCTGGCCGGGCTGTCGGTGGCAGGGCTGGCCGTGGCGCTGCTCGGCAGCCTGTTGGTGGTGCCGTTGCTCGGCCATGCCAGCTGGCACGCCTACACGGACGCCGTGGATGCCGAGGGGCTGCCGGCGCGGGTGCGGGGGGCGCCGTGA
- a CDS encoding ADP-ribosylglycohydrolase family protein has protein sequence MEQRDIGWYDRQLICRAMKFRGTTERAMAAIEIPELHTAWKGIRDGLVARGLSRGSSLRDEHLVWSTLSRLSGRRGIVHGCRAIAVDAELLDLLLAFCRAVIRFESPRWRLEPTRCPVCRLSRHVPRVLKLEWTRRHMEEHQQRVAGVLVGLAAGDENGGPTEMALRLAESLLECRRYNPDDVFARYLDWHRQGAYDTGPVTGRVLAHAFAGMSRRQAAEQTDRELEGMTAGCNAAHRAGVLAMGPWLDIDGLVQAAGDEARLTHGHPIAADTAIAVAVKCRDNMMGNSRFASRHLGAVSEQLHAEVKEAVSKPRPVLSQLLDPASPARTELHRGGYSPGTLRAALAFATTGRDPITALQAAKSFAGPANYCPVLVGAFLGARFGADVFDDGQLQHHPAEHIARIRKAAWGLAELWRPDAEQTHAG, from the coding sequence ATGGAACAACGCGACATCGGCTGGTACGACCGACAGCTCATCTGCCGGGCAATGAAGTTCAGAGGCACAACCGAGCGTGCCATGGCGGCGATCGAGATCCCCGAGCTGCACACGGCCTGGAAAGGGATAAGAGATGGCCTGGTCGCTCGAGGCCTTTCCAGGGGAAGTTCGCTGCGTGACGAGCACCTGGTCTGGTCCACGCTGTCCCGGCTGTCAGGCCGACGGGGCATCGTGCATGGGTGTCGAGCCATCGCCGTCGATGCGGAGCTGCTGGACCTCCTGCTTGCCTTCTGCCGTGCGGTGATACGATTCGAAAGCCCTCGGTGGCGCCTGGAGCCGACGCGTTGTCCCGTGTGTCGCCTCAGCCGCCATGTGCCGCGGGTTCTCAAACTGGAGTGGACGAGGCGTCACATGGAAGAGCATCAGCAGCGCGTGGCCGGCGTCCTGGTAGGGCTCGCGGCGGGCGACGAGAACGGCGGCCCCACGGAGATGGCGCTCCGCCTGGCCGAAAGCCTGCTGGAGTGTCGTCGCTACAACCCGGATGACGTGTTCGCCCGCTATCTCGACTGGCATCGCCAAGGGGCCTATGACACCGGGCCGGTCACGGGTCGCGTCCTCGCCCATGCATTCGCCGGCATGTCGCGCCGCCAGGCCGCGGAGCAGACAGACCGCGAACTGGAAGGCATGACCGCCGGCTGCAACGCGGCGCACCGCGCCGGCGTGCTGGCCATGGGGCCCTGGCTCGACATAGACGGACTTGTGCAGGCTGCAGGAGATGAGGCCCGTCTCACTCATGGTCATCCCATTGCCGCGGACACCGCGATAGCCGTTGCCGTGAAATGCCGCGACAACATGATGGGCAACTCGCGGTTCGCGTCACGGCACCTCGGCGCTGTCTCGGAGCAACTGCATGCCGAGGTGAAAGAAGCTGTCAGTAAGCCGCGCCCGGTCCTGAGCCAGCTGCTCGATCCGGCAAGCCCGGCGAGAACAGAGCTACATCGCGGCGGTTATTCTCCGGGCACGCTCCGCGCCGCCCTCGCATTCGCCACGACGGGTCGCGACCCGATCACCGCGCTCCAGGCCGCGAAGTCATTTGCCGGACCGGCAAATTATTGCCCTGTACTGGTCGGCGCTTTTCTCGGCGCACGCTTTGGCGCAGATGTCTTCGACGACGGTCAGTTGCAGCATCACCCTGCAGAGCATATCGCCCGGATCAGGAAGGCCGCATGGGGCCTCGCGGAACTCTGGCGACCGGACGCGGAGCAGACCCATGCCGGCTGA